Proteins from a genomic interval of Balaenoptera musculus isolate JJ_BM4_2016_0621 chromosome 16, mBalMus1.pri.v3, whole genome shotgun sequence:
- the PRDX3 gene encoding thioredoxin-dependent peroxide reductase, mitochondrial — MAAVAGRLLRTSLVRHVSAIPWGISASAALRPAASRRTCLTNALWSGSAQAKFAFSTSSSCHAPAVTQHAPYFKGTAVVNGEFKEISLDDFKGKYLVFFFYPLDFTFVCPTEIIAFSDKANEFHDVNCEVVAVSVDSHFTHLAWINTPRKNGGLGHMHITLLSDLTKQISRDYGVLLEGPGLALRGLFIIDPNGVIKHLSVNDLPVGRSVEETLRLVKAFQFVETHGEVCPANWTPDSPTIKPHPTASKEYFEKVNQ, encoded by the exons ATGGCGGCCGTGGCGGGAAGGTTGCTCCGGACTTCG CTTGTCCGACACGTGAGTGCCATTCCTTGGGGCATTTCTGCCTCTGCAGCCCTTAGGCCTGCTGCTTCTCGAAGAACGTGCTTGACAAATGCATTGTGGTCTGGTTCTGCTCAAGCAAAATTCGCCTTTAGCACCA gttCCTCATGCCATGCCCCTGCCGTCACGCAGCACGCGCCCTATTTTAAGGGTACAGCTGTTGTCAATGGAGAGTTCAAAGAAATAAGCCTTGATGACTTTAAGGGGAAATATTTAGTGTTCTTCTTCTATCCTTTGGATTT CACCTTTGTGTGTCCTACAGAAATTATTGCTTTCAGTGACAAAGCCAATGAATTTCACGATGTGAACTGTGAAGTCGTTGCAGTGTCAGTGGATTCCCACTTCACCCACCTGGCCTGGATAAACACACCAAGGAAG aATGGCGGTTTGGGCCACATGCACATCACACTCTTGTCAGATTTGACCAAACAGATTTCCCGAGACTACGGTGTGCTGTTAGAAGGTCCCGGCCTTGCACTACG AGGTCTCTTCATAATTGACCCCAACGGAGTCATCAAGCATTTGAGCGTCAATGATCTCCCAGTGGGCCGAAGCGTGGAAGAGACCCTCCGCTTGGTGAAGGCATTCCAGTTTGTAGAAACCCATGGAGAAGTCTGCCCAGCCAACTGGACACCAGATTCTCCTACA aTCAAGCCCCATCCGACTGCTTCCAAAGAATACTTTGAGAAGGTAAATCAGTAG